The genomic region GAATTGCACGCTAGCTAAGACTGCGGCATCATTATTGCTGCGGGCTAATATCATTGCTGGAAAGATCGCTAAAGTCGCGCCATCAAATAAGTGAAAACTCAGCCAAAAGATCAGAATAGCTAATAGGCTGGGGCGCTTCCAGAGGTAGCGGAAACCGAAAGTTAATGCTTGCCAAATACTCTGGGTACTTTGACGACCGACTTCGCTTGAACGCGGTTGAGGAATATGTACGATGTATGTCGTACCAACAGCAACGACAAAGGTCACGAGATCGATCGCCAGGATACCTAAAAGACCGATTGCGTAGTAAAATACCCCAGCCAACGCCGGAGCCATGATATAGGAGCCAAAATAGGTGACATACGAACTCATCGCCGTAGCACGAGTGTAATGTCGCGGAGGAACGATCGCCGACATGGAAGCTGAGAAGGCTAGACTTTGGATATAGCCGAACAGTCCGTTGATAGCAGCAGTGATGTAGAAATGCCAGATTTCTAAGCGCCCGGTCAACAACAATAGTAGAATGGCAATGGTAGAAATTCCTGCTGCTGTGTCGCCTCCCATCATCAGTTGCTTGCGATTCCAGCGATCGACGAGTAACCCAGCAAAAGAGGCAGCAATTAATTTTGGTGTATATGTAAAAAAGAAAATTAAGGATAAGGGCGTTGCTTGACCTGCAATCTGCCAAGCCCAGATTGTAATGGCGAAGTTAGTCATCTCAGAGCCAAGGATTGAGGTCATTTGACCGATCCACAGAATTAGGAAAGTGCGTAAGCTAGTTGGTTGTTCTGGCTGCACGAAATGGCTCTCCCGATTGTCATATTGCTTCGCTCCAATTCAAAATTAATTTTGAATTTTGAATTTTGAATTTTGAATTTTTAGACGGCTAACTTTTTTCCGCCACGAGATATTTAAATAAGTCATCCAGAATCCGATTTGCCCCTAAAATGTTGCTGCCAAGATGCCAGACCTCAGCATCCACTTGGTACACCTGTCCTTGTTGGACGGCATTCAGTTGAGAAAAGAGCGGATCTTTCGCAAACTGGTTGACCGTAAAACTACCTGGAACTGTATCTGAATCGACGTTGAGCAGGAAAATCGCATCGCCATCTATACTATTAATGTCTTCCCGCGATACTTGTTCCCAGGATTTCCCCCTCACCTCTTGAGCCGGAGGACGAGCTAAACCTACATCCTGCAAAACCGAACCGGGAAAGCTATCTTGCGTGTAAAAAGCTATCCAACCTTCGGTTGTAATAATTACAGATACCTGTATATTACTAGGTTGAGCTTTGAGCTGTTGTTGGAGTTTGGCTACCCGCCGATCGTAATCGTCAAGGAGTGGCTGAACTGCATCAACGCGATCGAGTGCTTGGGCAAAGAGTTGGAGTTCTTGCTTCCACTGTCCGTCAGTACTATTTCCTGCTGTTAAGACCGTGGGGGCAATTTGCGATAACTTGTCATAGATTTGTCTATGAGCCATCGTATTGCCCAAGATCAAATCCGGCTGAAGGCGCAGAATTGCCTCAAGGTTAGGTGGGGTTTTCCCTACAGGCGTAATTCCTGCGGCGCGATCGCCCAGATAGGCTGGTAAAGAATCAGTTCTGGGAAGACTGGAGCCGATCGGTTTAACACCCAACGCTAAGGCAGCATCGAGGGGGGCTGTATCCAGCACCACCACCCGCTGCGGCTGAGCCGGAACTTTAGTCTCGCCCATTGCGTGTTTTATGACTCGTGCGGTTGCTCCTGATGTAGAAACAGAATTAGCAATCTTGTTATTGCTGGGCAATTCTTGGGAAGTATTGCTACTGCACGCATAGATTGTAAAAACTGTCAAGAGCATCAGTAAGGTGAAGCGAAGCAGATAGTACGCCCGCTTGCATCTTAACCGCAGTTGCATAAAACGAAGACTCATATGGAAAATTCGATCTAAAATTCGATCCTATACCGAAGGCTGAGCGTTCTGCCTCTAGCAGCTTCACGCACGATTTCCCTAATCCCAGTACCATCTTGAGAACTGACGGGTAAATATTGATTATCTAACAAGTTCTCAATCCCCAACTCCAATTTTCCTTGACCGATTTGAACGCTGCTGATGAAATCTAATGTCGTGTAACCGTCGAGTTCAAATTCCTCCACCTCGTCATCAAACGCCCGATCGCGATTTCCTACAACTAACATTTGCAGGCGATTCCGCCATCCAGGTAGAGTTTCATTTTCCACATAGGCTGTTAACTTCAGCGGTTGAACGTCCAAGCTACTCAAAGCCAGCCAGTCTATTCCATCATCGGGAAAATCTGCCTCACCCTCATTCCATGTAAAGCTGCTACCAAGACTCCAGCGATCGCTTGGTTGCCAATCAAGGGTTGCTTCAACTCCATAGTTACGCTGCGGTCCCCGGGCTGCATTTGTCAAACCACTGGGTGCAATCACCAGGTTTTGTCCTAGATCGGAATGGTTGTAGAAAGCAGCAAGACTTGTTTGCACGCTTCCCCAGTCACCGCGCACCCCAATCTCGTAGTTGTTCACCTTCTCCGGTTCCAACAGTGCATCATCTTCAATATTAAATCCTGCCGTCGCTTGACCGAGATAATCTAGACTGGGAACGGCAAAACCCTGAGCAAAGTTGGCAAATAAACTGATTTCTGGCGTGACTTTATAGACCGAGCCAAAATTAAAAACTATGTCGTCAACTCTGTTAGAACCACCCGTAACTGAAGCTGGTGGATTGTCGAAGTCTGAGAATGGGTTAGCGAGAAAGTCATCGACTTCAAATCCAATCGTTTCATATCGCAGTCCGCCACTGAACAACCATTTCTCGCTCAAGTCCCACTGCAACTGAGCAAATAGACCGAGATTGTCAAGCTCAAAAGGAGGAACCTGAGTCGCAGTTCCCAGGATATTCGCCTCTCGTCGCTCGTCGAAAGCTACAGGGTCGATGACCAAAAAGGGTTGGTCGCTATCCTCTTTCAGATAGTCTGCACCCCATAACAAGCGTGCTGACTCAGAAAACGGGGTTTGAATTTGCAATCGAGCGCCCCATTTGCTGGAGTCAAGATTAGTTTGGAAGATCCCAGGAATAAACGGTGGAACATCGCCAAAGAAAGTTCTGATATCCTGAATTTCTTGATTGAGTTGGCTGTCTTGATAGTAAAGTTGCAAGTCTACCTGAGAGCCTAACAAATTTTCATGGCTGTATCTTAAATTGGCAAACTGATTTGTTTGTCGGCTCGGTTCTTCTTGGTCGATTTCACCCACGCGCAACGCCCTAGCTGTCTGTAGTCCAGGGATATCTAAAATACTCGGATCTGAGATAAAT from Chroococcidiopsis sp. SAG 2025 harbors:
- a CDS encoding MFS transporter, with product MQPEQPTSLRTFLILWIGQMTSILGSEMTNFAITIWAWQIAGQATPLSLIFFFTYTPKLIAASFAGLLVDRWNRKQLMMGGDTAAGISTIAILLLLLTGRLEIWHFYITAAINGLFGYIQSLAFSASMSAIVPPRHYTRATAMSSYVTYFGSYIMAPALAGVFYYAIGLLGILAIDLVTFVVAVGTTYIVHIPQPRSSEVGRQSTQSIWQALTFGFRYLWKRPSLLAILIFWLSFHLFDGATLAIFPAMILARSNNDAAVLASVQFAIGIGGLVGATGLSVWGGPKRRIHGLLFGTALMSLGKAIFGLGRVAWHWMTAGVLAAFVSPAIDSSNQAIWLSKVEPDVQGRVFASRYLIAQVTTPLGLAIAGPLADYFFEPAMLPGGSIAGIFGGLFGTGDGAGMALQYSLFSCCSMLIGFGGYAFPVLRDVESLVPDHHS
- a CDS encoding iron-siderophore ABC transporter substrate-binding protein, translating into MSLRFMQLRLRCKRAYYLLRFTLLMLLTVFTIYACSSNTSQELPSNNKIANSVSTSGATARVIKHAMGETKVPAQPQRVVVLDTAPLDAALALGVKPIGSSLPRTDSLPAYLGDRAAGITPVGKTPPNLEAILRLQPDLILGNTMAHRQIYDKLSQIAPTVLTAGNSTDGQWKQELQLFAQALDRVDAVQPLLDDYDRRVAKLQQQLKAQPSNIQVSVIITTEGWIAFYTQDSFPGSVLQDVGLARPPAQEVRGKSWEQVSREDINSIDGDAIFLLNVDSDTVPGSFTVNQFAKDPLFSQLNAVQQGQVYQVDAEVWHLGSNILGANRILDDLFKYLVAEKS
- a CDS encoding TonB-dependent receptor domain-containing protein; translated protein: MKLHLLLSCVALLSVGMMPTAMASPKSSEEVAKYSYQRSLPVATKARSPQNSSAVRLREVKQPHKTVQSLSQASPSAPASAIVQVKGVRLIPTDKGLEVILETAAPQKLEFSTTSEDATLISNVANAQLVLPEGNEFQADNPAEGISAIRVVNLNDNTIQVRVTGTAAAPKVEVFESGKEGLIFSLTPTAQTGQVPAPAPQTPEAQPKPAEQPATQAEGEELDIVVTASRVEELLENVPRSVTTITREQIETQTSVTRNLPDILGQAVPGFGPPTQNRRTGRLQTLRGRPPLILIDGVVQNTSAGFDRQLNAIDPSAIERIEVVRGPSAVYGQGATGGVINIITRQPTDERIQSELVVGARTDLGELQGESFGYTLKYGLAGNEGNVDYRINTSLETNGSWFDAEGNRIPPNDIVDTETLNLLAKVGVDLDEQQRLELTYDIYNDRSDSEFISDPSILDIPGLQTARALRVGEIDQEEPSRQTNQFANLRYSHENLLGSQVDLQLYYQDSQLNQEIQDIRTFFGDVPPFIPGIFQTNLDSSKWGARLQIQTPFSESARLLWGADYLKEDSDQPFLVIDPVAFDERREANILGTATQVPPFELDNLGLFAQLQWDLSEKWLFSGGLRYETIGFEVDDFLANPFSDFDNPPASVTGGSNRVDDIVFNFGSVYKVTPEISLFANFAQGFAVPSLDYLGQATAGFNIEDDALLEPEKVNNYEIGVRGDWGSVQTSLAAFYNHSDLGQNLVIAPSGLTNAARGPQRNYGVEATLDWQPSDRWSLGSSFTWNEGEADFPDDGIDWLALSSLDVQPLKLTAYVENETLPGWRNRLQMLVVGNRDRAFDDEVEEFELDGYTTLDFISSVQIGQGKLELGIENLLDNQYLPVSSQDGTGIREIVREAARGRTLSLRYRIEF